Proteins from one Podospora pseudocomata strain CBS 415.72m chromosome 4, whole genome shotgun sequence genomic window:
- a CDS encoding hypothetical protein (EggNog:ENOG503P0W5; COG:S): MQHTIKSSSFILSHTHAKGLAIPRVPVDMAI; this comes from the coding sequence ATGCAGCACACTATCAAGAGCAGCTCCTTTATTCTCTCTCATACACACGCCAAGGGGTTGGCAATCCCTCGTGTACCAGTCGATATGGCAATTTAA
- the YCK2 gene encoding Palmitoylated plasma membrane-bound casein kinase (EggNog:ENOG503NV9M; COG:T), which yields MASSSSNVVGVHYRVGKKIGEGSFGVIFEGTNLLNNQQVAIKFEPRKSDAPQLRDEYRTYKILVGCPGIPNVYYFGQEGLHNILVIDLLGPSLEDLFDHCNRRFSLKTVVMVAKQMLSRVQTIHEKNLIYRDIKPDNFLIGRPNSKTSNVIHVVDFGMAKQYRDPKTKQHIPYRERKSLSGTARYMSINTHLGREQSRRDDLEALGHVFMYFLRGGLPWQGLKAATNKQKYEKIGEKKQTTPIKELCEGFPEQLVTYLTYVRNLGFEDTPDYDYLRELFTTALKEAGIPEDGEYDWMKVGKPDRKGDWDRPGALHNPNARPGASAMEIHGNSRGPTTHHQSDPRAPQLSMSHLNAGKPLPPQPNQRQSKQGRPNAPALGAQRPAVGGYNMPAATPTGSTQAQFQTSTQNLPQRPMAHSPAIPAPQNNAQPQPTGFQKFMKTLCCG from the exons ATggcgtcgtcatcctccaacgTTGTTGGTGTACACTATAGAGTGGGAAAGAAAATCGGAGAGGGTTCGTTCGGTGTAATTTTCGAGGGCACAAACCTCCTGAACAACCAACAGGTTGCCATCAAGTTT GAACCAAGAAAGAGCGATGCCCCCCAACTGAGAGATGAGTACAGGACATACAAGATCCTCGTCGGGTGCC CTGGCATCCCAAATGTGTACTACTTCGGCCAAGAAGGTCTGCACAACATCCTGGTGATCGATCTTCTCGGTCCATCGCTCGAGGATCTTTTCGACCACTGCAACCGGAGATTCTCCCTCAAGACGGTTGTCATGGTCGCCAAGCAGATGCTGTCCCGCGTCCAAACCATCCACGAGAAGAACTTGATCTACCGTGATATCAAGCCCGATAACTTCCTCATCGGCAGGCCAAACTCCAAGACTTCCAATGTCATCCACGTGGTCGATTTCGGTATGGCCAAGCAATACCGTGACCCCAAGACGAAGCAACACATTCCCTACCGCGAACGCAAGTCGCTTTCTGGCACTGCTCGTTACATGAGTATCAACACCCATCTTGGTCGCGAGCAGTCGAGAAGAGACGATCTCGAGGCCCTTGGCCACGTATTCATGTACTTTTTGCGCGGTGGTCTTCCCTGGCAGGGTCTCAAGGCTGCTACTAATAAGCAGAAGTACGAGAAGATTGGTGAGAAGAAGCAGACGACGCCCATCAAGGAGCTGTGCGAGGGTTTCCCCGAGCAGTTGGTGACGTATCTGACATATGTGCGCAACCTCGGCTTCGAGGACACGCCCGACTATGACTACCTCCGTGAGCTTTTCACCACGGCGCTCAAGGAGGCTGGCATTCCCGAAGATGGAGAGTATGACTGGATGAAGGTTGGCAAGCCCGACAGGAAGGGGGACTGGGACCGCCCGGGCGCTTTGCACAACCCAAACGCCCGCCCCGGGGCTTCGGCCATGGAGATCCACGGCAACTCGAGGGGGCCGACGACACACCACCAAAGCGACCCGCGAGCCCCTCAATTGAGCATGTCGCATTTAAACGCCGGGAAACCCCTACCGCCCCAGCCGAACCAGAGGCAGTCGAAGCAAGGACGGCCAAACGCGCCCGCCTTGGGAGCCCAAAGACCCGCGGTCGGGGGTTACAACATGCCAGCAGCGACACCTACGGGATCAACCCAAGCCCAGTTCCAGACCAGCACCCAGAACCTACCGCAACGACCGATGGCACACTCGCCTGCCATACCTGCTCCCCAGAATAACGCTCAACCACAGCCAACAGGCTTCCAGAAGTTCATGAAGACTCTTTGCTGCGGTTAA
- a CDS encoding hypothetical protein (BUSCO:EOG09260EPS; EggNog:ENOG503NTX6; COG:U; COG:Y) → MFAPTLQEGGPAKGTRSSRRRQRPLSGENSAQQPKAKRQRLPLSETTFANPDAAATAAPENFEVKSDQLDLLGTKSDGIENVGVPRRELSVRFKKPKAGERPNKGDGSVVLTQNNAYTVSKLPALPDRLRADAQSKTYLPVLLGEGTPRGLVMLTPLKDRQQGAIFSSSGYALTLTHTHAFVWPYASTVSSPETFVFTLPYPSKHVNDPLPLGSLVPPSAASDEPGLVVVMPVSGKIAYWESIASAATLDFIRQQRNGVEDTIPGMFSGEHVLQIVNAETSAFVLVLSSGRLAYMSVRDTHGRPGISVQFLRDGLSNNLVGFLGNIRNAFSGSSSRTDITAARATHGSNVGERIIAAASTKGRLCFWKIHRGGQHELLIDFPLRDALSEAVRATDKKAQEFTPDSFEVLDFTFVPRGVEDKYISASRLNKYDLEQGIDTVQHGLLLVSHSDRRQSRYAIVEVTIEEGDYRLGIVRPINSYTTPVRPVTAEKPRLHLPRPALVAFVVFDRAVVVASMGLLPESPDVQLLDDAHALPPTFEDVIDFRDEDSLQVVGSGSEEPSSNDPGQDGQRIHRFRTKNPAVVLLLQGVGTVRVAVTDVDRFTTNQPPQITAKSKLEQAVFFGVKGDNPLVFRGKRQLPFSAQDIGTAAILLSSEILGSKTPFISNISASLENNLRLRISYLDGLISYLGELAIELDAQTRWKLLYNAEKLAVATYVWQKHEDFLAQRPQGERTVVTEIVAWIHESQKTDLNMAVGEVDPVRHWFIHDVWRFDIFLAWTYQVIKYIYTKGVVNSDDEITRLAWEAATVENGALAEARKFRLSRANDYGVSGTEVPGGTGFPEPWSATHLIIHNHKRLVEFCFKWLDSHQPAQESNPANKMLLESTRGLLPPLISQYLQSLIDQASWATESEVSEIQERGKLYLKAYAEEVYDKVTRLKDFELWEEAIQLAKEYKGFDALAEVVVQQILLMEQKAASAVPQNAENMQFQVEEKKKRMGRLFDDYGANFAFRAYEVLLENSGVQAVLDFPYDRHGFATLFLRAKPELAKISWINDVQREHDIDHAAETLLNLGLSRKQQIWNKKIELSLGKLAFMAEEAEQSMNGDHASSASTDLLAKTSINLEKIEQELEIIKIQDTLYKTILPIIKEGVDESAELELLLKEQAVLIPKRQKALHRIFEDGMSRLLKHEALHPATLIDLLTLADLGEQYEHVIPDPFCLALKVAKYGLKGEERAKAVRLIWRRCFVRDDWKAVNQTKNKGDEAQLTLLGNTATYHALFAVYEQRLSDDKFSPFVKPSECLGVYTEEVDRRFGNLDEQAQQKILENMKWEDDVLRGYVEKARADAWFLTTSEYAEKTVTAAFSELTAAGRSSVNGDGGSEEAAILKKFAEKAAAGKDGGKNGGGGLFAV, encoded by the exons ATGTTTGCGCCCACTCTCCAAGAAGGCGGGCCCGCGAAGGGAACCCGCAGCAGTCGCCGTCGTCAGCGACCTTTGAGCGGCGAGAATTCAGCACAACAACCCAAAGCGAAACGGCAAAGACTGCCATTGTCGGAAACGACTTTTGCGAATCCCGATGCCGCTGCCACTGCCGCGCCCGAGAACTTTGAGGTGAAGTCGGACCAGCTCGACCTGCTTGGCACGAAGAGCGACGGCATTGAGAATGTCGGCGTGCCGCGACGGGAGCTCAGTGTCCGTTTCAAGAAGCCAAAGGCCGGCGAGAGACCAAACAAGGGCGATGGGAGTGTTGTTCTG ACACAGAACAATGCGTACACAGTGAGCAAACTGCCAGCGTTGCCGGATAGGCTCCGCGCCGACGCGCAGAGTAAGACCTACCTGCCTGTACTCTTGGGCGAGGGAACTCCGCGTGGACTTGTGATGCTAACTCCTCTAAAAGACCGACAGCAGGGTGCCATCTTTTCTTCAAGTGGCTATGCCCTGACCCTCACCCATACGCACGCCTTCGTCTGGCCATATGCATCGACCGTCTCGTCTCCCGAAACATTCGTCTTCACACTCCCCTATCCCTCGAAGCATGTCAACGACCCTCTACCGCTCGGTTCCCTAGTACCACCATCCGCCGCCTCCGATGAACCGGGTCTGGTGGTTGTCATGCCCGTCAGCGGCAAAATCGCCTACTGGGAATCTATTGCGAGCGCCGCTACTCTCGATTTCATCCGCCAGCAACGGAACGGGGTCGAGGACACCATCCCGGGTATGTTCTCCGGAGAGCATGTCCTTCAGATTGTAAACGCGGAAACATCTGCCTTCGTCCTTGTTCTGAGCAGTGGTCGCCTTGCCTACATGAGCGTCAGGGATACCCACGGCCGACCTGGAATCTCCGTCCAATTCCTCCGCGACGGCTTGTCCAACAATCTGGTGGGCTTCCTTGGCAATATCCGCAACGCCTTTTCTGGCTCCTCATCTCGGACCGACATTACAGCCGCACGGGCAACACATGGGTCGAACGTCGGAGAGCGCATCATTGCCGCCGCTTCCACCAAAGGGAGATTATGCTTTTGGAAGATCCATCGTGGCGGTCAGCACGAGTTGCTTATCGACTTTCCTCTGCGAGATGCCTTGAGCGAAGCAGTCCGCGCAACCGACAAGAAAGCTCAGGAGTTCACACCGGATTCTTTTGAGGTATTGGACTTTACCTTTGTACCACGAGGCGTTGAAGACAAATACATTAGTGCCAGTCGACTCAACAAATATGACCTTGAACAAGGGATCGACACGGTACAGCATGGATTGTTGCTAGTATCACACTCGGACAGGCGCCAGTCTCGATATGCCATTGTGGAGGTGACgatcgaggagggtgacTATCGACTTGGTATTGTTCGCCCGATAAATTCAtacaccacccccgtcaGACCTGTTACTGCCGAGAAACCCCGACTCCACCTACCACGTCCAGCACTTGTTGCTTTCGTCGTATTCGACCGGGCCGTAGTTGTTGCCTCCATGGGTTTGCTCCCCGAGTCTCCTGACGTGCAGCTGCTGGACGACGCTCATGCCTTACCGCCAACGTTTGAGGACGTGATCGACTTTCGAGATGAGGATTCATTACAGGTGGTTGGCTCCGGCAGCGAAGAGCCCAGCAGCAATGATCCGGGTCAAGATGGGCAGCGTATCCACCGATTCAGAACCAAAAATCCGGCCGTCGTGCTCTTGTTGCAGGGTGTTGGGACTGTCAGGGTTGCCGTGACGGATGTGGACCGATTCACTACCAACCAGCCGCCACAAATCACAGCAAAGAGCAAGCTCGAGCAGGCCGTCTTCTTTGGGGTCAAGGGGGACAACCCGCTCGTCTTTCGGGGCAAGAGGCAGCTTCCTTTCTCCGCGCAGGATATTGGAACAGCCGCTATCCTGCTCAGCAGCGAAATCCTGGGCTCCAAGACACCTTTCATTTCCAACATCTCAGCCTCCCTCGAAAACAACCTTCGGCTACGGATCAGCTATCTGGATGGCCTAATCTCCTACCTTGGCGAGCTCGCGATTGAGCTGGATGCCCAAACCCGCTGGAAGTTGCTCTACAACGCCGAAAAACTGGCGGTTGCAACATATGTGTGGCAGAAGCATGAGGACTTCCTCGCACAGCGACCACAAGGAGAGAGAACAGTGGTCACGGAAATCGTTGCCTGGATTCATGAAAGCCAAAAAACGGACCTCAACATGGCGGTCGGAGAGGTTGATCCTGTCCGGCATTGGTTTATTCATGACGTCTGGAGGTTCGACATCTTCCTTGCTTGGACTTATCAGGTCATCAAGTACATCTACACAAAGGGAGTTGTCAACTCTGATGATGAAATCACCCGATTGGCATGGGAAGCCGCTACTGTCGAGAACGGAGCACTTGCCGAGGCCCGGAAGTTCCGTCTCTCCAGGGCTAATGACTACGGAGTGAGCGGCACTGAGGTCCCGGGCGGCACCGGATTCCCAGAGCCCTGGTCTGCTACTCATCTCATTATTCACAACCACAAGCGACTTGTTGAGTTCTGTTTCAAGTGGCTCGActctcatcaaccagcaCAAGAGAGCAACCCCGCCAACAAAATGCTCCTCGAGTCAACCCGAGGTCTGCTGCCACCTTTGATCAGCCAATACCTGCAATCATTGATCGACCAGGCCTCGTGGGCTACGGAAAGTGAAGTCTCGGAAATTCAGGAACGCGGAAAACTCTATCTGAAGGCGTACGCGGAGGAGGTTTATGACAAGGTAACCCGTCTGAAGGACTTTGAACTCTGGGAGGAGGCTATCCAGCTTGCCAAAGAGTACAAGGGCTTTGACGCCCTTGCCGAAGTCGTTGTGCAGCAGATTCTGTTGATGGAGCAGAAGGCCGCCAGCGCCGTCCCCCAAAACGCCGAGAACATGCAGTTCCAggttgaagagaagaagaagcgtATGGGCAGGCTATTTGACGACTATGGAGCGAACTTTGCCTTCCGTGCTTATGAGGTCCTGCTCGAGAACAGTGGAGTCCAGGCCGTTCTCGACTTTCCATACGACAGACATGGCTTTGCTACGCTATTCCTCCGGGCCAAGCctgagctggccaagatttCATGGATCAACGATGTCCAACGAGAACACGATATTGACCATGCTGCCGAAACTCTTCTCAATCTGGGTCTGAGTCGCAAGCAGCAGATCTGGAATAAGAAGATTGAGCTCAGCCTGGGCAAGCTGGCCTTTATGGCTGAGGAAGCTGAACAGTCCATGAATGGAGACCACGCCAGCAGCGCATCCACTGATCTTCTGGCCAAGACCAGCATCAACCTGGAAAAGATTGAACAAGAGCTGGAGATTATCAAGATCCAGGACACTCTCTACAAGACCATCCtgcccatcatcaaggagggggttgacgagTCGGCGGAGCTGGAGCTTCTTCTCAAGGAGCAAGCCGTGCTGATTCCCAAGAGACAAAAGGCGCTCCACCGGATTTTTGAGGACGGCATGTCTCGCTTGCTCAAACACGAGGCGTTGCATCCTGCCACCTTGATCGACCTGCTCACGCTGGCCGACCTGGGCGAGCAGTACGAGCACGTGATCCCGGACCCGTTCTGTCTGGCCCTCAAGGTTGCTAAGTACGGCCTCAAGGGCGAGGAACGTGCCAAGGCGGTGCGGCTGATCTGGCGTCGCTGTTTTGTTCGCGACGATTGGAAGGCTGTCAACCAGACTAAGAACAAGGGTGACGAGGCGCAGCTGACGTTGTTGGGCAACACGGCTACCTATCATGCCCTCTTTGCTGTTTACGAGCAGA GACTCTCAGACGACAAGTTCAGCCCGTTTGTCAAGCCTTCGGAGTGTTTGGGGGTGTAcacggaggaggtggaccGACGTTTTGGGAACCTGGACGAGCAGGCGCAGCAGAAGATATTGGAGAATATGAagtgggaggatgatgtgCTGAGGGGGTATgttgagaaggcgagggcggaTGCGTGGTTTCTCACGACGAGCGAGTATGCTGAGAAGACGGTGACGGCGGCGTTTAGCGAGCTGACGGCGGCTGGGAGGTCGAGCGTTaatggggatggtgggagcgaggaggcggcgatTCTGAAGAAGTTTgcggagaaggcggcggcgggtaAGGATGGGGGAAAgaatgggggtgggggctTGTTTGCGGTTTGA
- a CDS encoding hypothetical protein (COG:S; EggNog:ENOG503NXX7) yields MNRGATSITITDPFVKYTSLIATGAYSPDAAQYRLAHHLQKIYTRLKDYKPTHEYRSRLGQIARAIDPVTTSAHGGDDIASPTHPIRRNPLFSKLFQRDDSKDSLALTRTLTDQQAALHVNSPKGLFLSGEVGTGKSMLLDLLAEGLPTKGKKRWHYNTFMLHAFSRLEEFRKSHSKVLSTHGADYSLLWIAKEMVEQSPILFLDEFQLPDRAASKIMNNLFIAFFQLGGVLIASSNRMPEELEKATGGYYSPPTTGGLVERVIGYGKSQYGELFGKTSDFASFLEVLKARCDFWHMEGTRDWRRRESHGSATLPVAESSGTFHAESWSARTAVSTAEHGHEEVESNSSARAPAMYFLPSQNRETWQTIYSDTADWEPYSHIVYGRKVTAPRQRHGVACWSFDELVRSLGPADYISLASNYHTFIIDKIPVLDFSMKNEARRFITFLDALYESRCKLIVHAEVGPDDLFFPEMRASGRTTGGTGTAPAQVEVVDDATYSETIAEVFQDQMSPFRPNISTYADSRNAKYDPDQDSDFGKEQESKIDFTKTGGFTGEDERFAYKRATSRLWELCSGQWHAREGDWWRPLAREARHWEGKEVSKPMPSPLINSPKSEITMGEPVELDETAGLERHRVQSLKEGERHTI; encoded by the coding sequence ATGAACCGAGGGGCCacatccatcaccatcactgACCCCTTTGTCAAGTACACGTCCCTGATAGCTACAGGTGCTTACAGCCCTGATGCGGCACAGTACCGTCTcgcacaccacctccaaaagaTATACACAAGACTCAAAGACTACAAACCCACCCACGAGTATCGAAGCAGGCTGGGCCAGATTGCCAGAGCCATTGATCCTGTCACCACGAGTGCACATGGAGGAGACGATATAGCGTctcccacccatcccatTCGTCGGAATCCTCTCTTTTCCAAACTTTTTCAGCGAGACGACAGCAAAGACAGTCTTGCCCTGACAAGAACACTCACTGACCAGCAAGCCGCTCTCCATGTAAACTCTCCCAAAGGGCTTTTTCTGTCGGGCGAGGTGGGCACAGGCAAATCGATGTTGCTCGATCTCTTGGCCGAGGGTCTTCCTAcaaaagggaagaagaggtggcATTATAACACATTCATGCTTCACGCCTTTTCACGGCTGGAAGAATTCCGAAAGTCGCACTCCAAGGTCTTGTCAACACACGGCGCAGATTACTCGCTGCTGTGGATAGCAAAGGAAATGGTTGAGCAGTCTCCCATTCTCTTTCTTGATGAGTTTCAGCTCCCTGATCGAGCCGCCAGCAAGATCATGAATAATCTTTTCATTGCCTTTTTCCAGTTGGGTGGTGTTCTCATTGCTTCGTCCAACAGAATGCCCGAGGAGCTTGAGAAAGCCACGGGTGGTTACTACTCGCCACCAACCACCGGTGGACTTGTGGAAAGGGTAATAGGGTATGGCAAGAGTCAGTATGGCGAGCTGTTTGGGAAGACGAGTGATTTTGCCAGCTTTCTGGAAGTTCTGAAGGCTCGATGTGACTTCTGGCACATGGAGGGCACGCGGGATTGGCGGAGAAGGGAAAGCCATGGCAGTGCTACTCTCCCTGTTGCGGAGTCATCTGGTACTTTCCATGCCGAGAGTTGGTCAGCAAGAACAGCCGTCAGTACTGCTGAGCATGGCCATGAAGAGGTCGAAAGCAACTCTTCGGCACGGGCACCAGCGATGTATTTCCTACCATCTCAAAATCGGGAAACATGGCAAACCATTTACTCAGACACTGCGGATTGGGAGCCATACTCTCACATAGTGTATGGGAGGAAGGTAACTGCTCCCAGACAGCGACACGGAGTGGCGTGCTGGAGCTTTGATGAACTAGTGAGATCTCTAGGTCCCGCAGATTACATCAGTCTGGCGTCCAACTACCACACCTTCATCATTGACAAGATTCCTGTTTTGGACTTTTCTATGAAGAACGAGGCCAGAAGGTTCATCACCTTTCTGGACGCCCTGTACGAGTCACGCTGCAAGCTCATTGTTCATGCTGAGGTCGGCCCTGATGACTTGTTCTTCCCGGAGATGAGGGCGTCGGGTAGAACAACGGGCGGGACTGGGACCGCTCCGGCCCaagttgaggttgtcgatgaTGCTACCTATTCCGAGACCATCGCAGAGGTTTTCCAAGATCAAATGTCCCCCTTCCGGCCCAACATCTCTACTTATGCCGACTCCAGAAATGCCAAATATGATCCGGATCAGGACTCGGATTTTGGCAAGGAACAGGAGAGCAAGATTGACTTTACCAAAACCGGGGGTTTCACCGGTGAAGACGAAAGATTCGCGTACAAGAGAGCCACGAGTAGACTTTGGGAGCTATGCAGCGGGCAGTGGCATGCTCGGGAAGGGGATTGGTGGCGCcctttggcgagggaggctaGGCACTGGGAAGGCAAAGAGGTATCGAAGCCTATGCCTTCACCCCTTATTAACTCACCCAAGAGCGAGATTACCATGGGTGAGCCTGTAGAGTTGGATGAGACTGCTGGCCTGGAGAGGCATAGAGTTCAAAGCTTGAAGGAGGGCGAACGCCACACGATCTAA
- the SWC4 gene encoding swr complex subunit (BUSCO:EOG09262OLP; COG:K; EggNog:ENOG503P02A): MTSRDVHDVLNLPSDHSGAPRPSKKQKTSAPRPNLKGLAREVQNLGGDNPIAIVPEVNFFKKRRFATRKPVAKWELKAFTNSARGDDGALVLRHWKRRTDDGAPPVEGAQDGDGQQQRGGGEGTPASEKREEKPEDSAFAKYNVKVVVPHYTEDQYHSNLQNNDWTKEETDYLLELAKDFDLRWTLIWDRYDFTPKPPGGGGDAANGEDTHTAVVPAPKQRSMEDLKARYYEVAAKMMAVQKPAQYMTRPEFELYEMMQNFDPEQERKRKQFALNTLSRSKDEAREEESLLLEVKRILARTERFNEERRELYNRLDYPATDSDINSFKTSAGLQNLLQTLMSTDKNKKRKSIMPGEGVSPSNNSGVPNSAVSETNPANRRESIAASATSNNHHHHARRDSDARTPATPADPTPTSAAAAAAAANKKKGGGAQQQPERRKLTQQEEQVYGVSYHERLGSGPTFRYEKINKLYSHKSGQQQLRITNALSELDLPPRLVMPTAAVTAQFEVLWGAVTALVDLRKMSDRLDGEIKIEEAKKAERDRAKGIAAEKEGEKEKGEGGAGDGAAAAAAAAAGEGEKAGEKTGEGGQTKEDGEKKRPGSSGSLTATGHKRSASVLSAASDKSSKRQKK; encoded by the coding sequence atGACCTCGCGCGACGTTCACGATGTCCTCAATCTCCCTTCCGATCACTCGGGCGCGCCCCGACCAtccaagaagcaaaagaccAGCGCGCCACGACCAAACCTGAAGGGATTAGCTCGCGAAGTCCAAAACCTGGGCGGCGACAACCCAATAGCCATCGTTCCTGAAGTTAACTTCTTCAAGAAGCGCCGCTTTGCGACACGGAAGCCGGTTGCGAAATGGGAGCTCAAGGCATTCACCAACTCGGCGAGGGGAGACGACGGCGCATTGGTGCTGAGGCattggaagaggaggacggaTGATGGCGCGCCGCCGGTAGAAGGTGCgcaggatggggatgggcaACAAcagcggggagggggggaggggacgcCAGCTTCggaaaagagggaggagaagcctgAGGACTCGGCGTTTGCTAAGTACAATGTCAAGGTCGTTGTGCCTCACTACACCGAGGATCAGTATCACTCCAACCTCCAGAACAACGACTGGacaaaggaggagacggatTACTTGTTGGAGCTGGCAAAGGATTTTGATCTGAGGTGGACGTTGATATGGGATCGGTATGACTTTACTCCCAAACcgcccggtggtggtggtgatgcggcAAATGGGGAGGATACCCAcacggcggtggtgccggcCCCAAAACAGCGGAGCATGGAGGATCTCAAAGCGCGATACTACGAGGTGGCAGCCAAAATGATGGCTGTTCAGAAACCGGCGCAGTACATGACCCGGCCAGAGTTTGAGCTCTACGAGATGATGCAAAACTTTGACCCGGAGCAGGAAAGAAAACGAAAGCAGTTTGCGCTCAACACTCTGTCGCGCTCCAAGGATGAGGcccgggaggaggagtcgtTGCTGCTAGAGGTCAAGCGCATCCTCGCGCGCACGGAGAGGTTCAACGAGGAGCGCCGCGAGCTCTACAACCGGCTTGACTACCCGGCCACGGACTCGGACATCAACTCATTCAAGACGTCGGCCGGGTTGCAGAACCTGCTTCAGACGCTGATGTCGACAGAtaagaacaagaagaggaagagcatCATGCCTGGGGAGGGCGTCAGTCCCAGCAACAACTCGGGCGTGCCGAACAGTGCGGTTTCGGAGACGAACCCTGCCAATCGGAGGGAGAGCATCGCCGCTTCTGCGACGTCGAacaatcatcaccatcatgcTCGTCGTGATTCGGATGCGAGGACACCGGCTACGCCGGCTGATCCGACGCCTacgtcggcggcggcggcggcggcggcggcgaataagaagaagggcgggggtgcgcagcagcagccggagaggaggaagttgacgcagcaggaggagcaggtttATGGCGTGTCGTATCATGAGAGGCTGGGGAGCGGCCCGACGTTTCGGTATGAGAAGATTAACAAGCTTTACAGCCACAAGAGCGGGCAGCAACAGCTGCGGATTACGAATGCGCTTAGCGAGCTTGACTTACCGCCTAGGCTGGTGATGCCGACGGCTGCGGTGACGGCGCAGTTTGAGGTGCTTTGGGGGGCGGTGACGGCGTTGGTGGatttgaggaagatgagtGATCggttggatggggagattaagattgaggaggcgaagaaggcggaaCGGGATCGGGCCAAGGGTATcgcggccgagaaggagggggagaaggagaagggtgagggtggtgctggtgatggtgctgctgctgctgctgctgctgctgctggggagggggagaaggccgGAGAGAagactggggagggggggcagacaaaagaggatggggagaagaagaggcccGGGAGTAGTGGGAGTTTGACTGCTACTGGGCATAAGAGGAGCGCGAGCGTGTTGAGCGCGGCGAGTGATAAGAGCTCGAAGCGGCAAAAGAAGTGA
- the ERP1 gene encoding emp24p/erv25p-related protein (COG:U; EggNog:ENOG503NVYE), with product MRAILPLLSLASMAQALYFYIDVTTPRCFFEELPKDTLVVGHYVAEEWDDQRHHWAKHEGISIYISVDEIFDNDHRVVSQRGGPSGKFTFTAAEAGDHKICFTPSSSSGRSSWLSMAQPNGGIRLTLDMAIGETSAIDSSDKSKIADLATRVKDLNARLNDIRREQVFQREREAEFRDQSESTNARVVRWILIQLFVLAGTCAWQLSHLRSFFIKQKLT from the exons atgagggccatcctccccctcctctccctcgcctccatgGCCCAGGCCCTCTACTTCTACATCGACGTAACAACCCCCCGCTGCTTCTTCGAAGAGCTTCCCAAAGACACCCTCGTAGTAGGTCACTACGTAGCCGAAGAATGGGACGACCAGCGCCACCACTGGGCCAAGCACGAGGGCATCTCGATTTACATTTCCGTTGAC GAAATCTTCGACAACGACCACCGCGTCGTCTCCCAGCGCGGCGGCCCCTCGGGCAAATTCAccttcaccgccgccgaagccggCGACCACAAAATCTgcttcaccccctcctcctccagcggCCGCTCCTCCTGGCTGAGCATGGCCCAGCCCAACGGCGGCATCCGCCTCACCCTCGACATGGCCATCGGCGAGACCTCGGCCATCGACAGCAGCGACAAGTCCAAGATTGCCGACCTGGCCACCCGGGTCAAGGACCTGAACGCGAGGCTGAATGACATCAGGAGGGAGCAGGTGTTTCAACGT GAGAGAGAAGCCGAATTCCGTGATCAATCCGAGTCCACCAACGCTCGCGTCGTCCGCTGGATCTTGATTCAATTGTTTGTCCTTGCTGGTACCTGTGCTTGGCAGCTGAGCCATCTTAGGAGCTTTTTTATTAAGCAGAAGCTAACGTGA